The genomic DNA CGCCGAAGAGCCGTTCGACAGCCAGGCGAACTTCCTGGAGGAATCGCGCCGCCGGACCCAGCGCGCGATCGAACAGCTGCGGCGCGGGCCGTTCGCCGAAGAAGAGCCCTCCGAGAATCCGGGAGAGGGCGGCGACGCCGCCGCGCCGGAGAAGATCGCCGGTTAACGCGTCCGGGCCTTCTTCTGTTCCGCTTTCCCCCGCTCCCGGATCGCCCGCTTCCACGCCCCGCGGAACGTCTCCAGGCGTCGGGCGATCACGGACGCGATCGCGAGGTTCCGGTACCACTTGTGGTCGGAGGGGATCACGTGCCAGGGCGCGTCGTCGGTCGACGTCTTCGACAGCATCTCCTCGAAGGCGCTTCGATAAGCGCCCCAGCGCTTCCTCTCCTGCCAGTCGTCGGGGTTCGCTTTCCAGCGTTTATCCGGATCCTGCTCGCGCTCCTCGAGACGCTTCTTCTGCTGGGCCCGGGAGAGGTTCAGGAAGAACTTGAGGATCACGGTCCCCTCCGCGGAGAGCATCGATTCGAACGCATTGATCTGGCCGTAGCGCTCGCTCCACACGCTCTTCGGAACGAATCGGTGAACGCGCTCGACGAGGACGGACTCGTAGTGGGAGCGGTTGAAGATGACGATCTGCCCGCA from Thermoanaerobaculia bacterium includes the following:
- a CDS encoding PPK2 family polyphosphate kinase, with amino-acid sequence MTRHRPRKIPKDPYRVRPGRRVRLAGFDPAAKEGDKDDPAVALAMRRDLVALASLQELLYAARTHAVLVVLQGIDTAGKDGTIRHVFSGVNPQGCRVATFGVPSPEEAAHDFLWRVHRETPACGQIVIFNRSHYESVLVERVHRFVPKSVWSERYGQINAFESMLSAEGTVILKFFLNLSRAQQKKRLEEREQDPDKRWKANPDDWQERKRWGAYRSAFEEMLSKTSTDDAPWHVIPSDHKWYRNLAIASVIARRLETFRGAWKRAIRERGKAEQKKARTR